The Marmota flaviventris isolate mMarFla1 chromosome 5, mMarFla1.hap1, whole genome shotgun sequence genome includes the window TCATAACAAAACTGCAGCttaatatccttttatttttttatccctGGTCAAGGAACTACAGTGAAATGCTTGTCTTGAATCAAATTTCCtgtgaaaatgttaaaaatatttatacttcaTGAAGGGTTTTATAGAAATTTCCCATGATGGATGATGTATGGTACCTCAAATCAATAACCCGACAAGTTCATGCTCATATCTagtaaattaaataagaaataaaagcagaatgaCTGGAATTTTTGCTTTCAAATGATATCATCAATAATATCTGCTATAAAGTTAGCTTTTCTTTAAGTTAAATTCATAAGCCTTAAAGAATAAAAGCTTAACTCTATTCAGGAGCTTTGGGTCGCACCATTTCTTCAGGCTTATCTtggattctgtattttttaacagaataaaatactttttctttaacATAGAAGAGATAGCAAAGTGTGAACATGAAGAAATGCAACATCATTGTGCTTCTATtgtatattacattattattagtcaaataaaaattatatataactattaGTCACCTGCAAGCTATAGAATTATAGCACTTTATGTCCTTTGATACTTTTCTTCCTAGCATTAATCTAAGTGCCTAAAAATCTTgttgtaaattttataaaattaaatatttgatacaTTATGTGCATTGTTTATGAGGAAAAAACATGAACTACTTGGAATTTCTTTTAACTTGGCTAAAAATGCTGattcattatatatttaagtaGACTAATAAATGACAGTCCTCAGGAATATGAACTTCAGATTTAAAGTACTATAGCtttcttgaaaaggaaaaaaaatatataattagttaTTTATTGAAACTTTAGGAATCCAAAAGATGAAAGTACAATTGCTGAATgacatatttactatttttttacatttacatatttacatgtaCCAGGTCTGACAATTCTTATTCAAGTAGGTTtttgatatgtatatatttgatttttaaaacttaaatttctcCTCTTCTACTCTGTTTACattctcaaatatattttcaaagttttatcttttgaaaattcaggtattaaataatatttcattataatctTTGGACTTGCAACTGTATTTTAACAAACTAGTTCTATATTTGTGAGgagattttaaaatgaggaatggATACCTTCACAAATCTTAAAAAGACTTATTTTCAGTGTCTGTAGTCAGTATTGATAAGCACacatatgtttttattctcaAGCCATGAATCATCACAAATGACAGCTTCATTGTTGTGGTATGCTGAAATGATTGAGTGGGAACTGTGCCCAGCTTAATCTATCTCCAAATACACTGTCCTGTTATGTATATATTGGCCTAACTGGGTTTTCTTTGATGCTTTGGTGATGgctcttttttttctgtcttggaGAATCCcaaattatgaaatttaaagTTCAAATTTGAACATTATATTAAGAGTATTGCAATCTATAGTGAGTCTTTGCAAGTAATCTAGAGTCAACTGCTTTGGGGACTACATTCTGCACTTTTTCCTTCACTTCGGACATCACAGAAACTATATGTGAGCCCTGTGTTATATGTTTATTCTAGTTTATGAGAAGTCCCATTCTTTACCTATGTTCAAATtggattaaatttcattttcttggtaaaaagaaaaacagtttataAAACAAACCCAtgaaagtctttttattttcaatgtttaatCATTCCATTTGAAAAATGCAGCACTGTTTCCCATGCAATAAAAGGTGAATGTGTGAATTCCAAAGTACTGGCTATGGCAGCACAAACCTAACACAGGTGAATGTGTCGCCGAGGTCTATTAAAAAGGCATTTCCAGACAGAACTTTTGAAAGACAGATGCTGCAGGCTTTCAAAAGGAGCTAGAACATATAATAGGTGTGGCTCTTGAGGTTAAGAGCAAAAGAGATcaccaaaagaaaattttgaagaaaaatttaaaagatagaactcaatgttatttttctttttataatattcttccttttctacAAGTTTGGGATTTCCAAAATACCTGCTTAATTTCTGCAAGCAAAGGTTTCTAGGTGGCGCTCTAAAGCGTTTGCCAGAAGGTGGCGGCATAAGCCCTTATTGTTTAGAGCTGTCCCATGTGCTGAACCCAGTTCGGAGATTAAGAGCAGCTCCGCGGCTAGCCAGAGATTCCACCAAGTTTTCTCCCCAGAGGTTGCAAGGTActgtaagaaatgaaaaagaccATATTGAATGCAGGATCTCACTTACAACACATAGgtaaaatatttccttctctgAATTTACTCGCCACAAAGCTATGAGAGGTGGCAGCATTTGGTGAAATGTAATAGGTAGTGGTAAATGaaaagcgtgtgtgtgtgtgtgtgtgtgtgtgtgtgtgtgtgtgtgtgtgtgtaggtgtaaGTAATACATACCgcgctgatttttttcttcactctGAGATTCAGCTGTTTACCCGTCCTCATCCTTTGGCACACCTTTTATAATTCCTCTCTCCTCCAAACTCCCAAGGttaaaaggggaaaggggaaaaaatagagtCAGGCAACAACCTCCAGGGATGATAAGCTGGACTGTTAAGATGATGAATGGGGGCGATTttcaaaaaaaaactaagatataCTCCAATCTTCTTTCACCAATTAACAATAATTTACAGATTGACCCAGGGCGTTCACCTTCCCATTCAGTCtccctgtgtctccttttttcattttcctattgcCACTTTGGGATGTTGACTCTACTTAAGAATTTGACAGAAATAAGAGCCCGTGGTAGTTGAAaacggattttttttttcttcttttcctcctcgaGTTTGGCTGGGCGGGAGGCGGAGTTTATTTGTTACAACATCAGTCTGACCAGCAGATCAGTTGTCTGTAAGCGAATTTTGAGTCTGTCTGCAGAAAGGGACTTGAATGTAAAGATGCGGAGCTAGAAGGAGAGGAAGGCGGGGACCCAGAGGAAAGAGACACTCAGGGTTGGGGAGGTGTTAGGAGGGGAGGATTAGCGTGGGAGGAAGGGAGACCGGCTGGCTGAGCGACACACAGAGGCATAAAGAAAGGAAGGTGAGATGAAGAGGGAGAGTGAAAAGGATGGTTAGCAGGACGAAGTGGAGAGGAGGAAGCTGAAAAGAAAAGAGacgggaggagagagagagggaaggaaacagggagAGGAGGGTCAGAGAGTGGCCCTGGAGGATGGGGTTTCTCTATTCCAGATACTTCTGGGATTAGAGACTGTTTGCTAGTGGAAAGACCACGGCTCCAGCACCCAGTTGGGCATCAAGAAAGTAAAATGGACAGCGAGAGACAAACATTCCAGCCACCTCTCTGCCACCCAGAGATCCGGACACTGCTCTCTGGGGAACTCTAGTTTTCTAGCTGGAGCGGCTGAGCGCCCTGCACCGCGGGAGCCAAGGAAGCCCGAGAAGCTGCTCCTCCAGATGCCTTCGACAGAGCAGTAAGAACTTCTTGCCTGACTCTTGCATCCCCTCGCTCAGAAACTCTCCGGGAGAGAAGACCCTAGGGGGAGGGGCGAGGGAGATACTCGTGCagtctttctcccctccccacgcCGGGCGTGCAGGCAAGCATGGATGTGCTCAGCCCTGGCCAGGGCAACAATACCACATCGTCCCAGGGGCCCTTCGGGACAGGCAGCAATGTTACTGACATCTCCGACGTGACCTTCAGTTACCAACTGATCACCTCTCTGCTGCTAGGCACGCTCATTTTCTGCGCGGTGCTTGGGAATGCGTGCGTGGTGGCTGCCATCGCCCTGGAGCGCTCCCTCCAGAATGTGGCCAACTATCTCATCGGCTCCTTGGCGGTCACTGACCTCATGGTGTCAGTGCTAGTGCTGCCCATGGCCGCGCTGTACCAGGTGCTCAACAAGTGGACTCTGGGCCAGGTCACCTGCGACCTGTTTATCGCCTTGGATGTTCTGTGCTGCACCTCCTCCATCCTGCACCTGTGCGCCATCGCTCTGGACAGGTACTGGGCCATCACTGACCCCATCGACTACATGAACAAGAGGACGCCCCGGCGCGCCGCTGCGCTAATCTCACTCACTTGGCTCATTGGCTTTCTCATCTCCATCCCGCCCATGCTGGGCTGGCGCACCCCAGAAGACCGCTTGGACCCCGACGCGTGCACTATCAGCAAGGACCACGGCTACACTATCTACTCCACTTTCGGCGCTTTCTATATCCCACTGCTGCTCATGCTGGTTCTCTATGGGCGCATCTTTCGTGCCGCTCGCTTCCGCATCCGCAAGACGGTCAAGAAGGTGGAGAAGAAGGGAGCTGACACCCGCCTTGGAACATCTCCGGCTCCGCAACCCAAGAAGAGCGTGAATGGACAGCCAGGTAGCAAAGACTGGAGGCGGGGCGTGGAGAACAAGTCACTGGGGGCTCTGTGCGCCAACGGCGCTGTGAGGCAGGGCGACGATGGCACCGCCCTAGAGGTAATTGAAGTACACCGAGTGGGCAACTCCAAAGAGCACCTGCCGCTGCCCAGCGAGGGGGTAGGTGCTGCCCCCTGCGCGACCGCCTCCTTCGAGAGGAAGAATGAGCGCAACGCTGAAGCGAAGCGCAAGATGGCCCTGGCCCGTGAGAGAAAGACGGTGAAGACGCTGGGCATTATTATGGGCACCTTTATCCTCTGCTGGCTGCCCTTTTTCATCGTAGCCCTGGTTCTGCCCTTCTGTGAGAGTAGCTGTCACATGCCTACCCTTTTGGGCGCCATAATCAACTGGCTGGGATACTCCAACTCTCTGCTCAACCCCGTTATTTATGCCTACTTCAACAAGGACTTTCAAAACGCGTTTAAGAAGATCATCAAGTGCAAGTTTTGCCGCCGATGATGATAATTGAGGAGTATCGGGAGAGAAAGGGTTAAAGGACCCGCCCCATTCACTCTGCCTCTCCAACAATCTGGAATCAACACTTAAGATaacttgtgatctttcttttCAGCTTTTTGGCTCACATATCACCCCTTCCACACCCACTACGTCAGCGGAGGGCGCTCTCTGCAAAGGGTCCCTGGCTGTGGGGCCAAAAGGCCCGGGGAA containing:
- the Htr1a gene encoding 5-hydroxytryptamine receptor 1A codes for the protein MDVLSPGQGNNTTSSQGPFGTGSNVTDISDVTFSYQLITSLLLGTLIFCAVLGNACVVAAIALERSLQNVANYLIGSLAVTDLMVSVLVLPMAALYQVLNKWTLGQVTCDLFIALDVLCCTSSILHLCAIALDRYWAITDPIDYMNKRTPRRAAALISLTWLIGFLISIPPMLGWRTPEDRLDPDACTISKDHGYTIYSTFGAFYIPLLLMLVLYGRIFRAARFRIRKTVKKVEKKGADTRLGTSPAPQPKKSVNGQPGSKDWRRGVENKSLGALCANGAVRQGDDGTALEVIEVHRVGNSKEHLPLPSEGVGAAPCATASFERKNERNAEAKRKMALARERKTVKTLGIIMGTFILCWLPFFIVALVLPFCESSCHMPTLLGAIINWLGYSNSLLNPVIYAYFNKDFQNAFKKIIKCKFCRR